TTCTCAAGAAAATGAAATCTCTacacaaaaaacaaagaaactgCATCACTATCAGTTACTTCACTTTCAAGTTCCAAATTTCCAGTTAATCAtttcggtttttttttttttttgtaaataggTGCTGAGCCGTTTATTGGAGTGAACTACGGCCAAGAGGCGGACAACTTGCCGCCGCCGTTAGCCACCGTGGAGCTTCTAAAATCGACGTCGATTGAGAAAGTTAGATTGTACGGAGCGGATCCGGTGATTATCAAAGCTTTGGCTAATACCGAAATTGGGATCGTAATCGGAGCAGCTAATGGAGATATTCCTTGTTTGGCTTCCGATCCAAACTCAGCAGTTCAGTGGGTTAACTCCAACGTGTTGCCTTTTTACCCTGATAGCAAAATCATCCTCGTCACTGTTGGCAACGAGGTCACTTTCAAAAGAATTGCCCATTCTTTGCTTTACACTCCCTTTTCAAGTTTCTTTTCACTTTCTAAGAACATTCTTAAATTTCAGCAAAAGTGAGACCTTTTACTAAAAAGAATCTCAGTTAATATTCTTACTGTCcctttaaaatggaaaaatttttatttaggccctttataatttataaaattttaaattagtaatagtaaatTGCACTTTAgccctaaaactaaaaataaaaaaattgtccTAATTTGCAGCTCaaagtatatttaatttttaaaattaataaattaaactgaTGAAATTCAGTtacaaattgatttttaaaaactataacactaaattgaaaataattaataacatatatatatatatatttcattttttagttCATAAAGGTTgaaattattatgaatttacCCAGGTATTGACTACAAATGACCCGAACTTAATAGACCAACTGCTACCCGCAATGCAAAATATGCAAAACGCCATTACCGGTGCTTTACTGGGCGGAAAGATCAAGGTCTCAACGGTTCATTCAATGGCGGTGTTGGGTCAATCCGACCCGCCATCTTCCGGGTGTTTTAGTCCGAGTTATGAACCCGCATTGAGAGGTTTGCTTCGGTTCCACAGCGACAACGGGTCCCCTTTTGCCGTTAATCCCTACCCCTTTTTCGCTTATCAAAGTGACCCGAGACCCGAAACGCTTGCCTTCTGCTTGTTTCAACCCAACGAGGGACGAGTTGACCGGGTTAGCGGAATCAAGTACATGAACATGTTCGATGCTCAGGTTTTGGTCCctcctactttttttttatattgttaattgcctttaatatatatattttcaactcTAAGCTTAATTACTGAGTTGAGCTCGAAGTTTGAGTTTGAGTACAAAAATTAGTAAACGAGCTTAATTAGCCCGAACTCGAATAGCTTAATTATATCTTGAGCTGAATTCAAGCTTAAAATAGATATTCGATTGAGCCCGAACTGAATATCCAACTTTGAATTTCGAGTAAAGCTTAGGCCCAACTTAATTACACTCTTAAGCTTAACTAGTTGAATCATGAATCTTATGTTTAAGATATAAATGTAAGAAATAATGGTGACACCGACCCTTAATCGACTTGAGTTGATTAATGAACTTTAAGACAACATTTGTCATTAGATGATTGTTTATCCTGTCTTTTCTTTCATGGTTttgatgagttttttttttttgaatttaaaatcttaTCCAAGAACCGAAGTTGTTGCAAaagtttgattaaatttattattttgttgaacTTCATGTCGCCCCAAGTGTagtttaagtttaagtttaagtCGCGTTAGTCTCTTTGTTGTTAGAGTTTTActctcctcttgtaattaaaaaaacatatcttGTTGCAATCATCATGGGTATATCATCGGGCCCGACCCTAGGGGTAGTCCGAGAGTGCGATCGCCAAGGTTACACTACTTTATTATTCAGTTAGTCacactagtttttaatagtacaatttgatgaaattttaatgaaaaaattaatttactgttTATTCTAACGCACAAGAACTACTTtgcttattttttaatagattggacaaaatgcaatctaatttCTAGTACAAGAGCCTCCATAGtacatgaattttataattcaacataaaaaaaggagattatattcttaccataatgTAGTACTTTGCCACAGATTAGGGCATTTAAATGTTGATAGTTGGTCCTAATGGTTGTGCAGGTTGATGCAGTGCATTCTGCTTTGAGTGATATGGGGTTCAAGGATGTCGAGATTATGGTTGCCGAAACAGGATGGCCATATAGAGGCGACAACAATGAAGTCGGACCTAGCATTGAGAATGCGAAAGCCTATAATGGGAACTTGATTGCACATTTGAAATCGATGGTCGGAACACCGTTGATGCCCGGGAAGTCTGTGGATACTTACCTCTTTGCACTCTATGATGAGGACTTGAAAGTCGGTCCCGGTTCTAAACGGGCATTCGGGCTTTACAAGCCGGACCTTTCCATGACATATGATGTTGGCATTTCAAACTGTTATCCGGTAAGTGAGCTAATTTATTCATTCGAACAGAAGAAAAAGTTATAACAatgaaaatttccttttctATGTTCTAGACTCCGTCGACTCTGAAACCTACTGCAACTATTTGGTGTGTACCAAAGGCTGGTATTTCTGATGCTCAATTGCAGTCGAGTCTAGACTATGCATGTGGCCAGGGCATTGATTGCAGTCCGATCCAACCGGGAGGTGCCTGTTTCGAACCGAACATCGTAGCATCGCACGCTGCTTATGCCATGAACCTTTACTACCAGAATTCCGCCAAGAATCCGTGGAACTGTGATTTCTCGCAGACGGCAACACTAACATCCCAAAATCCTAGTAAATATACTTCATGAGTcacgtttttttttttgaaactgtaTTTTGGGATAAAATGAAACTAAACCAATAGTTGAAAGACTAATTTTACACAAGAACGAAGCTAGAAAGTTTTTTTAGGGGGATCTAAATTAAATTGTAgtttttaatagtctatatatttataatttttaagggattaaattaaatttttttcatttttaaggggctaaaataaaattttatctttactaatttaaaattttaaaatttttaaaaggcttaaatgaacaattttctattttaggaaTCCAAGATATCGACTAATGTTTCATTTAAGCTTAAAAAGTAAGCATCCAATGCCTGTGTTGAACGCATACATAGAAATGAATACGAAAATATCATTctctaataatatatatatatatatatataacaaccATATTCGACATTTACatcaaaatctgaaaaatatcttaatttcctgtttttttttttctaaatgaaaattttgcttTGATTGCAGGTTATAATAATTGCATCTACCCTGGTGGGAGCACTTAGAAAAACGTTATTCTCCTTTGATATGGATTTGCTGTGgtctgtgttttttttttttttgggttaaaagGGGTCAATGCTTTGGCTCGATATCAAAAACAGTATGTCGCTGATTTTTGCTTGTTGCATTTTCTATGTACCATGTCTTCTATATAtgtattgttttatatatagtcaatgaattttagcattttattatatgattacgATGTTTTAAAGAGTAAACTAATCTTTTttataactaaaaattttatttatttttattattaaaaactgacGTAGTTTACAGAATAATCAAACAGTTACACTTGGCGTGTCACATGTACCTCATTCTAATATCTAACGTACAAGGACGAGTTTTTGACcgtaaaaacatattaaatctttataggaggatcaatttgctctttgatctaatatacaaagattaatttacctattttttagtaaagaggACAATGTGATTTTAACCGTATTGTCTCAACACGATTCATTCaaagaaaaagataattaaaaagaatggttttaataataattaacaaatgaaGAAAGGCAAAAAAGAGTTTTTGTTATCTACCTCAATTTCTCTGTTTCAACATCTACAATAACATTGCAATTCTAAATGAACCTTATGTGTGTTCAATTCTAAATGTTCCTATATcttccaaaaggaaaaaagataTCTGAGAGTTGTTTCCTGGATCCAAAAGAGAGTACTTCAGTTCTCCCAATAACTAAAAATTGTATCATGCTTGAATCTAACCGGGGTTCGTGGTGGTGGAGGAACTGGATCGGAAAATAGAGGGATTCTAGTTGTAAGATAtctgtaaaaatagaatgtcggtaatgacaattcatcgcaaagaaaaatagagagaaaaataaaaaaaaaacacacaaattttacgcggaaaccctttcgggaaaaaaaccacgggcagaggagaaaataattcactatgttgaattcgaatgattacaagagaagtagactatgtctatttataggcttgcaaaaccatattctaataggagtgtagtaagattgaaacaccttatttgtaacgcctcaaaatttctaattttgttattctgaaaatataacacaaatatttgtcagctttagtggttatgtgttttgggagtgtttgggaggtcccaagttcgagccttcgcttgggcaaattttggtattttgaatgaattaggtctTACTCTTGTtctagtaggcttttatttgattgttgggtaaattactttagaatgagcctactggtctggtggttaaatggtgtgttatttaTATGGTGGAGGTCTTCTATTCAAATCTCTATgcaggcaagggtattatttttttgctcagatttcgtgatagagttgtgtaatagggggattctgagtagtggatatttagtgggaattaggggagaagattaagggattttgggttatcgggattttattttattttttcccataaccgaattatgactctcttttccaaaaaaattatgcCGTCTCTTCTTTTTCCTATCCTCTTGCCgaaattctttgagttttccatctttctcttcttttcttcttcttgattttccctaatccatttattttccttcatttcgCTTGTTGTTAATGCTCGCTTAGTTTGAtaagtgtttctctttgtttctaTCATGAATCTCTTAGCGATTGAAGTggtaattattttttctctGCGATTTAGGTGTAGGGGGAGGCTCagactggtgaattcagtgttctcgtcttaacaatagttaagcGGAGGGTTATCgaggtggtaagttgggtttttCATTCTTGATTGACAATTCGCTTGTAAATtcgttaaattgatgttgagtatcttgattacaggctttggagtgctcagggactattttagcatcaaacaaaaccaggtgtttACCcgaaacgtaaaaaaaaaaagggattcggcgaaaagctgaaattgcttgctgtttggatagTAGTAGTatgctaaatttgaaaaatcgccataaattgtggaaatcgaattagaggattaacaaaatatggaattaaatcttattgaatctagtttctcatagaagaaacgatgtaagtaatggaattgtaaatcgtgaggtataataaactttgtgagataaaatcagaatgaattcgggttcccctattctgactttggaaaattattaaaaattggagaaaaataattggggtttaaaatttacatgtttaaattattaatgagtctattttcaatagaaacaaatggatacatcatttaaattttgtactaagagataattaatttttagcaaaaaagggatgaagctgtcaaacagtagaacaggggtaagtttgaagattttaatgtacttattggctgaaccaaaaattcttaaaattttatggtagaaaggtatttgagtctagtttcaaagacatcaaatgaatcttaattcggaattctgtagcttaagatataaataattttgcaacAGTGACAcaagtagatagctttgaaggaacatacaagtaaatagtgaaaacatatatgattaattaactagcacaggttacattaaaaatggatcacgtggccaaggccaattttggccgagtgggccacatgggcgcgtgagcccatttttctaaaaagttctgtaagattgcacgggtcgcccaagtcgactgtggacctactgtaaggtcggtaagctttacttagacccctatatgtgtgatctgtctatctgatttctataccgagcatgacttatgatatctaaatgtatgtactattaattgcataatggcatgacctattttgtatgttgcattgcatcagggtgggttgatgatatttggaggaagtgtctgaaaggctattaagtcTGTTCTCTAGCAGCTtagctgcaaccttctgattatgtgccgcatttcggtacaacatggtgtgtagggatggataggttgatttaatccccacatggtgtgtagggttggacggagatggtgtgtagaggatggtgGGTAGaattctgatttactgtatctgcattctgtatctgatataGACCAAGGCCCTAATGcatttctgagactgtatctcaacgggctaaggcccaaactgattctgtgatgggcacagGCCCTAGACTatatctaactgaattctgttgattatctgtaCGCATGTTATCTACCTCAATTTCTCTGTTTCAACATCTACAATAACATTGCAATTCTAAATGAACCTTATGTGTGGTCAATTCTAAATGTTCCTATATcttccaaaaggaaaaaagataTCTGAGAGTTGTTTCCTGGATCCAAAATAGAGTACTTATCTAATCCTCCGGTACTAGTACCGCCGACCCCTGGAAAACCCTTAATATTGTACTTGACCGTGTTTGAGAACTCAATGGGTTGCGTACTGGGACAACATGATGAGttagggaaaagagaaaaagcaaTTTACTACCTCAGCAAAAAGTTCACAGAGTATGAGGCAAAGTACCCTccaattgaaaaattttgttgtgCATTGATTTGGACGGTTCGATGGCtcagacaatacatgttgtatcatacgacatggttaatttcaaaactaGACCCAAtaagtacatgatggagtcacCTGCACTCTCATGGAGAATGACACGATGGTAGATCCTATTGACTAAGTATAACATTGTATATGTGAGCCGAAAGTCGATAAAGGGAAGCGCAGTAGCTAACTTCTTGGCAAGTCGAACAACGGAGGAATACGAGCCTTTGAGATTTGATTTCCCAGATGAATATTTGATGTGCATTTTAGAAAAAGAGGGCGAGTCATCAAAAGAGAAATCATGGAAGATGAGTTTTGATGGTGCATCAATTGCATTGGGGCATGGGATCGGAGCAGTCTTAGTATCACCTGAAGGGGACCATTACTCACTCGCTGCCAGATTGAATTTCTTCTGTACCAATAAGATAGcggagtatgaagcttgcatcatgggactTCGTACAACTATCAGgaggaaaattgaaattttaaaggtaCACGGGGACTCAGCATTAGTCATTTATCAAATTCGTGGAGATTGGGAAGTGAGAGATTCGAAATTAGTCAAGTATCATGATCTCGTTGCGAAATTGGTCAAAGAATTCAAAGAAGTGACTTTTAACTACTTTCCACGAGAGGAGAACCAATTGGCTGATGCCCTAGCCACATTGGCTTCGATGTTCAAAGCAAATAGAGAAGCTGAGATAATGCCCATCCAAATGAGTATATATAAGACCCTCCGCACACTGTTTTAGCATTGAGGAGGAGTCCGATGGATGACCATGGTTCCATGATATCTTGGAGTATATCAAGAATCAAAGGTACCCCGAGCAAGCAAAcgagaatgacaaaagaacaatcAGGAAATTGGCAATTAGATTTGTTCTTGACGGGGatattttatacaaaagaggaaaagatcaaGTGCTCATGAGGTGCGTGGACGTTGTTGAAGCTAGAAAGACACTTGAAGAGGTTCCtgaaggaatttgtggaacgcatgccaGTGGTTTCACTATGGCCAGACAGATTATGAGACTTGGTTATTACTAGCTGACGATGGAAATGGATTGCATTGGCTACGCATGAAAGTGccacaaatgtcaaatttatggcgaTAAGATTCATGCAGCTCCATCGccccttcatgtcatgacttctccgtggcctttttctatgtggagcatggatgttatagggccaatttccccgaaagcttccaatggacatcgattcatctttgtggttatagactacttcacaaaatgggtagaagccactTCGTTTGCTAATGTGACGAAGGTTGCAGTCTGTAGGTTCTTAAAAAatgagatcatatgtcgatacgATCTAcctgaaagaatcatttcagataatgctttaaatttgaacaataaGATGATAAAAGAAGTATGCGAGCAATTTCAGATAAAGCATCATAATTTTTCACCCTATCGTCCGAAGATGAACGGACCAGTAGAAGCAGCTAATAAGAACATCAAAAGGATTATCGAgaagatgactgagacataTAAAGACTGGCACGAGAAGCTACCATTCGCTTTGTATGCATATCGCACCTCTATACAGACGTCTACGGGGGCAACTCCTTTTTCTCTGGTCTACGGGATGGAAGTCGTTCTGCCTATCGAAGTAGAGATCCCATCTCTGCGCGTCTTAATGGAGACAAAGCTAGAAGAATCAGAGTGGGTTCAAGCTCGATATGATCAGCTAAACCTAATTAAAGGGAAACGCTTGAAGGCAATTTGTCATGGACAGATGTATCAGAAAAGAATGATCACAGCCCACGATAAAAGGGTGCGGCCAAGAGAATTCTGCGAAGGGGAACTGGTACTAAGAAAGATCCTCCCGATACAAAAAGACTTTCGAGGAAAATGGTCGCCAAATTAGGAAGGGCCATACGTTGTAAAAAATGCATTCTTAGGAGAGGCTCTGATTCTCACTGAGATGGATGGAAAAGACTTACCTAATCCAGTGAACTCAGATgctgtgaagaaatattatgcctaaaaaaacaaaaaacaaaaacaaaaacaaaaaagaaaacaaaaaagaaaagaaaaagaaaaatcaagatgaaaacctgaaaagggcgtcttgataaacaaaaaagattaggatgaaaacccgaaagggCGTCCTAATGAAGTGGGCTCGGGCTCAAAGGAGCAAGGTGACTTGAATGGGGAGTTGAATGACGAAGTCAcaatatttgaagcattctcaGAAGCTTGAAATCTTCTACACAAGAAGCCGGGCTTAAAACGATCCAGGACGAAGAACCGTGGAGAAGTTCATGCTTTGGATATCTAGAGCA
The window above is part of the Gossypium raimondii isolate GPD5lz chromosome 9, ASM2569854v1, whole genome shotgun sequence genome. Proteins encoded here:
- the LOC128032436 gene encoding glucan endo-1,3-beta-glucosidase 7-like, which produces MATFFFFFLSFLIFFHSSSAEPFIGVNYGQEADNLPPPLATVELLKSTSIEKVRLYGADPVIIKALANTEIGIVIGAANGDIPCLASDPNSAVQWVNSNVLPFYPDSKIILVTVGNEVLTTNDPNLIDQLLPAMQNMQNAITGALLGGKIKVSTVHSMAVLGQSDPPSSGCFSPSYEPALRGLLRFHSDNGSPFAVNPYPFFAYQSDPRPETLAFCLFQPNEGRVDRVSGIKYMNMFDAQVDAVHSALSDMGFKDVEIMVAETGWPYRGDNNEVGPSIENAKAYNGNLIAHLKSMVGTPLMPGKSVDTYLFALYDEDLKVGPGSKRAFGLYKPDLSMTYDVGISNCYPTPSTLKPTATIWCVPKAGISDAQLQSSLDYACGQGIDCSPIQPGGACFEPNIVASHAAYAMNLYYQNSAKNPWNCDFSQTATLTSQNPSYNNCIYPGGST